A single region of the Nicotiana sylvestris chromosome 6, ASM39365v2, whole genome shotgun sequence genome encodes:
- the LOC104247330 gene encoding protein NRT1/ PTR FAMILY 6.3-like, with protein sequence MDLPQTQQDTKAIPDAWDYKGRPALKSLSGGWASSAMILGVEAVERLVTLGIAVNLVVYLTKTMHLGNANAANIVTNFMGTSYILTLLGGYIADTFIGRYLTIGIFATVQAIGVTILTISTIIPSLRPPKCELGSSTCIPASGEQLAVLYTALYMTALGTGGLKSSVSGFGTDQFDDSDKKERGQMIKFFSWFFFLINVGALAAVTVLVYIQDKVGREWGYGICACAIIVGLVVFLTGTKKYRFKKLVGSPLTQIASVFVAAWRKRHLKLPSDSSFLFSVDDIIGEDNKKNKQQLPHSKEFCFLDKAAIKEDNSEFSGTTILNNWNLATLTDVEEVKLVIRMLPTWGTTIMFWTVYAQMTTFSVSQATTMNRHIGKYFEIPAASLTAFFVGSILLMIIFYDRIMVPICRRFLNNPHGFTPLQRIAIGLVSSIFAMIAAALTEVKRLKVAKLHGLANDQNAIIPMSVFWLVPQFLLVGGGEAFTYIGQLDFFLRECPKGMKTMSTGLFISTISLGFFFSSILVTIVDKVTGKTRPWLADNLNKGKLYDFYWLLAILSVLNLMLFLFCSSRYVYKEKRLAEVGIEMEDSDPVCH encoded by the exons atggACCTTCCCCAGACACAACAAGATACAAAAGCTATTCCAGATGCCTGGGATTACAAAGGGCGACCTGCTCTTAAATCACTCTCTGGTGGTTGGGCTAGTTCCGCCATGATTTTAG GAGTTGAGGCAGTGGAGAGGCTAGTAACACTAGGCATTGCTGTAAACCTGGTGGTGTACTTGACTAAAACCATGCACTTGGGCAATGCTAACGCCGCAAACATTGTTACTAACTTTATGGGAACTTCCTATATCCTCACTTTGCTTGGTGGCTACATTGCTGACACTTTCATCGGAAG GTATCTTACCATTGGCATCTTCGCCACTGTTCAAGCTATA GGTGTCACAATTTTGACAATATCCACAATAATCCCAAGCCTGCGACCTCCAAAGTGTGAACTAGGAAGCTCAACATGCATCCCAGCAAGCGGCGAACAACTCGCCGTCCTTTACACCGCCCTATACATGACGGCTCTAGGCACCGGCGGCTTAAAATCCAGCGTCTCCGGTTTCGGTACCGACCAATTCGACGATTCCGACAAAAAGGAAAGAGGCCAGATGATTAAATTCTTTAGCTGGTTCTTTTTCTTAATAAACGTAGGAGCGCTAGCTGCAGTGACAGTACTGGTGTACATTCAGGATAAAGTGGGAAGGGAATGGGGTTATGGTATATGCGCTTGTGCTATTATTGTTGGACTTGTCGTGTTCTTAACTGGGACAAAGAAATATCGTTTCAAGAAACTTGTTGGGAGTCCATTGACTCAAATTGCTTCAGTGTTTGTTGCTGCTTGGAGGAAAAGGCATCTGAAATTGCCAtctgattcttcttttcttttcagtgttgatgatattattggggaagataacaaaaagaataAACAGCAGTTGCCTCACAGCAAGGAGTTCTG TTTCTTGGACAAGGCAGCTATTAAAGAAGATAACAGTGAATTTTCCGGGACAACCATATTGAATAACTGGAATTTAGCAACTTTAACCGATGTTGAAGAAGTTAAATTGGTAATCAGAATGCTACCAACATGGGGCACGACCATTATGTTTTGGACTGTCTATGCTCAAATGACAACATTTTCTGTGTCACAAGCTACTACAATGAACCGTCACATTGGTAAATACTTTGAAATTCCAGCTGCCTCGCTCACTGCTTTCTTTGTTGGAAGTattcttttgatgattatttTCTATGATCGAATCATGGTTCCGATTTGTCGTCGATTCTTGAATAATCCACATGGTTTCACGCCGTTGCAACGTATTGCTATAGGCCTAGTCAGTTCAATTTTTGCAATGATAGCTGCTGCTTTAACCGAAGTTAAAAGATTGAAGGTTGCGAAATTACACGGATTGGCCAACGATCAGAATGCTATAATTCCTATGAGTGTGTTTTGGTTAGTCCCACAATTCTTGCTTGTTGGTGGAGGTGAAGCTTTCACTTATATTGGGCAACTTGATTTTTTCTTAAGGGAATGTCCTAAAGGGATGAAGACTATGAGTACAGGGTTGTTTATAAGCACAATttcattaggatttttctttagttcAATTTTGGTCACAATTGTGGATAAGGTGACTGGAAAAACAAGGCCATGGTTAGCTGATAATCTGAACAAAGGGAAGCTCTATGATTTCTACTGGCTTTTGGCAATATTGAGTGTTTTGAATTTGAtgcttttcttgttttgttcaagCCGATATGTGTACAAGGAGAAGAGGCTGGCTGAGGTAGGGATTGAAATGGAGGACTCGGACCCAGTTTGCCATTGA